The DNA window GTTTCGATGATGCGAAACTGGAAAAAATGGCACGTATTAAATGGTTAGAACAGAGTTTAAGTACGGAAGAAAAACAAAACCAATTAGAACAGTTAGCTGAGCAGCACGAAGCATTACAAAAAGAATTTGAGCAAAAATTAGAAAATAAACGTAAGAAAATTACCCAAGGCGATGATCTAGCACCAGGTGTCTTGAAAGTTGTTAAAGTTTATCTTGCGGTTAAACGTCAAATTCAACCAGGTGATAAAATGGCAGGTCGCCATGGTAATAAAGGGGTTATCTCGAAAATTAATCCTGTCGAAGATATGCCATATGATGAAAATGGTCAACCAGTGGATATTGTATTGAATCCATTAGGGGTACCATCTCGTATGAATATCGGGCAGATTTTAGAGACCCATCTAGGTTTAGCGGCTAAAGGTATCGGCGATCAAATCAATAAAATGATCAAAGAAAAACAAGAAGTAGCGAAATTGCGTGAATATATGCAAAAAGCGTACGATCTCGGACATTCTTGTCAGAAAGTTGATTTAGATAACTTTAGTGATGATGAAATTTTACGTCTTGCATCAAATTTACGTAAAGGTTTACCAGTAGCTACACCAGTGTTTGACGGAGCAGATGAAACTGAGATTAAAGAACTCTTGAAATTAGGTGGTTTACCAACATCAGGACAGATCACTTTATATGATGGTCGTACAGGTGAGAAATTCGAGCGTCCAGTAACAGTGGGCTATATGTATATGCTCAAATTGAACCACTTAGTTGATGATAAGATGCATGCACGTTCGACAGGATCTTATAGTTTAGTTACTCAACAGCCATTAGGTGGTAAGGCTCAATTCGGGGGACAACGTTTCGGTGAGATGGAGGTATGGGCATTAGAAGCATATGGTGCTGCATATACCTTACAAGAGATGTTAACCGTTAAATCAGATGATGTTAACGGTCGTACCAAAATGTATAAAAATATTGTTGATGGTACACACCAAATGGAACCTGGAATGCCAGAATCCTTTAATGTATTGTTAAAAGAGATCCGTTCATTGGGAATCAATATTGATTTAGATGAAGAATAATCTCTAGATCAACAGCGAAAATACGTCCAAGTGCGGTATTTTTACTGCACTTGAATAAATTTAAAACTCCACGGGAGCAAATCTGTGAAAGACTTAGTTAAGTTTTTAAAAACACAATCTAAATCAGGCGAAGATTTTGATTTAATCAAAATTGGCTTAGCCTCACCTGATATGATTCGTTCGTGGTCTTTTGGTGAAGTTAAGAAACCAGAAACCATCAACTATCGCACTTTTAAACCAGAACGTGATGGTCTATTCTGTGCCAGAATTTTTGGTCCAGTGAAAGATTATGAATGTTTATGTGGTAAATATAAACGTTTAAAACATCGTGGTGTCATCTGTGAAAAATGTGGTGTTGAAGTAACTCAAACCAAGGTTCGCCGTGATCGTATGGGACATATTGAGTTAGCATCACCAGTCGCTCATATCTGGTTCTTGAAATCTTTGCCATCTCGTATCGGTTTATTACTTGATATGCCATTACGTGATATTGAGAGAGTGCTATATTTTGAATCTTACATCGTAACAGAAGCGGGTATGACTGATTTAGAAAAAGGTCAGTTATTAACCGAAGAACAATTCCTTGAAGCGGAAGAGCGTTGGGGCGATGAATTTGATGCCAAGATGGGAGCGGAAGCAATTCAAGCCTTATTGCGTGGAATGGATCTTGAATTGCAATGTGAAACTTTACGTGAAGAATTACAAGAAACAAATTCAGAAACAAAACGTAAGAAAATCACAAAACGCTTAAAATTATTAGAAGCGTTTATCCAATCAGGCAATAAACCAGAATGGATGGTATTAACCGTATTGCCAGTATTACCACCAGATTTACGTCCATTAGTACCATTAGATGGTGGCCGTTTCGCTACATCGGATTTAAATGATCTATATCGTCGAGTTATCAATCGTAACAACCGTTTAAAACGTCTTTTAGATTTAGTTGCACCAGATATTATTGTCCGCAATGAAAAACGTATGTTACAAGAATCTGTCGATGCTTTATTAGATAATGGTCGTCGTGGTCGTGCAATTACAGGTTCTAATAAACGTCCATTGAAATCTTTGGCTGATATGATCAAAGGTAAACAAGGTCGTTTCCGTCAAAATTTATTAGGTAAACGTGTAGATTATTCAGGGCGTTCTGTTATCACCGTAGGTCCATACTTACATCTACATCAATGTGGTTTACCGAAAAAAATGGCATTGGAATTATTCCGTCCATTTATCTACTCAAAATTAGAAAGTCGTGGGATTGCTTCAACAATCAAAGCGGCGAAAAAAATGGTAGAAAGAGAAGAAGCGATTGTTTGGGATATTCTTGCTGACGTTATTCGTGAACACCCAATCTTATTAAACCGTGCACCAACATTGCACCGCTTAGGTATCCAAGCATTTGAACCAATTCTGATTGAAGGAAAGGCAATTCAGTTGCATCCATTAGTATGTTCAGCATTTAATGCGGACTTCGATGGAGACCAAATGGCGGTTCACGTTCCATTAACCTTAGAAGCTCAACTTGAAGCTCGTGCGTTAATGATGTCAACCAACAACATTCTTTCACCAGCAAACGGAGATCCGATTATCGTACCTTCACAGGACGTGGTTTTAGGTCTTTACTATATGACCCGTGAAAAAGTGAATGCGAAAGGCGAAGGTATGCTATTACAAGATCCACGTGAAGCAGAAAAAGCCTATCGAATTGGTGAAGCCGAATTACACGCTCGAGTAAAAGTGCGTATCACTGAATATACGAAAAACCAAGAAGGGCAGTTAGAGCCTCAAACGACTTTAACTGAAACAACTATTGGTCGAGCTATTTTATGGATGATTGCACCAAAAGGTATGCCATTTAGTTTGTTTAATCAAACTTTAGGCAAAAAAGCAATCTCTAGATTAATCAATGAAAGCTATCGCCGTTTAGGTATGAAAGATAGTGTTATTTTTGCTGACCAATTAATGTACACTGGTTTTGCATATGCTGCACGTTCTGGTTCATCTGTAGGGATTGATGATATGGTGATCCCTGAGAAGAAATATGAAATTATTTCTGCAGCAGAAGCAGAAGTGGCAGAAATTCAAGAACAATTCCAATCAGGTCTTGTAACTGCGGGTGAACGCTATAATAAAGTGATTGATATTTGGGCAGTTGCTAATGAACGTGTTGCCAAAGCTATGATGGAAAATCTTTCTACTGAGGAAGTGATCAACAGCAAAGGAGAACCTGAAAAACAAGCCTCATTTAATAGTATTTTTATGATGGCTGATTCAGGGGCTCGTGGTTCGGCGGCACAGATTCGTCAGTTAGCTGGTATGCGTGGTTTGATGGCTCGTCCAGATGGTTCAATTATTGAAACACCAATTACAGCAAACTTCCGTGAAGGATTGAACGTATTACAGTACTTTATTTCAACTCACGGGGCACGGAAAGGTTTAGCAGATACTGCATTAAAAACAGCAAACTCTGGTTACTTAACTCGTCGTTTAGTAGATGTTGCTCAAGATTTAGTTGTTGTTGAAGACGATTGTGGTACACACGAAGGCATCGTAATGACACCGTTAATTGAAGGTGGTGATGAAAAAGTTAGCTTGAAAGAGCTAGTATTAGGTCGTGTTGCAGCAGAAGATATCTTAAAACCGGGTACAGAAGAAGTCTTAATTCCTCGTAATACGTTACTAGATGAGAAATGGTGTGAAGTGATTGACCAAAACTCAGTAGATAGTATTAAAGTACGTTCGGTGGTAACTTGTAATACCGATTTTGGCGTGTGTGCGAAATGTTATGGCCGTGATCTTGCTCGTGGGCATTTAATTAACCAAGGGGAAGCAATAGGTGTTATTGCTGCACAATCGATCGGGGAACCGGGTACTCAGTTGACGATGCGTACTTTCCATATCGGGGGAGCGGCATCTGCGGCAGCAAAAGAATCGAGTGTTCAAGTTAAAAATACTGGTATTCTTCGTTTGAGCAATGCAAAATTTGTTACAAACAAAGAAGGTAAACTGGTTATTACTTCACGGAATACAGAATTAACAGTAATTGATAATTTTGGTCGTACCAAAGAGCATTATAAATTACCTTACGGGGCTATTTTAAATAAAGCTGATGGAAATGAAGTCAATGCAGGTGAAACAGTAGCAAACTGGGATCCACATACTATGCCGGTTGTTTCTGAAGCATCAGGCTTTATTAAATTTGTTGATATTATTGATGGCTTAACTGTTACACGTCAAACAGATGAATTAACAGGGCTTTCTTCTATTGTGGTACAAGATGTTGGTGAACGTGCTACCGCAGGGAAAGATTTACGTCCAGCCTTAAAACTTGTTGATGCACAAGGTAATGATATCTTAATTCCAGGCACAGAAGTACCAGCACAATACTTCTTACCAGGAAAAGCAATTGTTACTTTAGATGATAATGCTGAAGTTTATATCGGGGATTCATTAGCTCGTATTCCTCAAGAATCATCTGGTACAAAAGATATTACGGGGGGCTTACCTCGAGTTGCAGATCTTTTTGAAGCTCGTAAACCGAAAGAACCAGCTATTTTAGCGGAGATTTCAGGAATCGTTTCATTTGGAAAAGAGACTAAAGGTAAACGCCGTCTATTAATCACCCCAACAGAAGGCGAAGTGTATGAAGAGATGATTCCAAAATGGCGTCAGCTTAACGTCTTTGAAGGTGAGATGGTACAACGTGGTGATGTGATTTCTGATGGTCCAGAATCACCGCATGATATTTTACGCTTGCGTGGCGTTCGTGCAGTAACAGAATATATCGTAAATGAAGTACAAGACGTTTACCGCTTACAAGGGGTAAAAATTAACGATAAACATATCGAAGTTATTGTGCGTCAAATGTTGCGTAAATGTATCATTACCAATGCTTATGATTCAGAATTCTTAGAAGGTGAACAAGCGGAAGTGGCACGAGTTAAAATTGTTAACCGTAAACGTGCCGAAGAAGGTAAACCTTTAGTTGAGTTTGAACGTGAATTATTAGGTATTACTAAAGCATCATTAGCTACAGAATCGTTTATTTCAGCGGCTTCATTCCAAGAGACAACCCGAGTGTTAACTGAAGCAGCGGTAGCGGGTAAACGTGATGAATTGCGTGGCTTAAAAGAGAACGTGATTGTTGGACGTTTGATCCCTGCTGGTACAGGTTTTGCATATCATCAAAATCGTATGAAAAAACGTGTAGAACAAGCTGCGGAAAAAACACTCACACTTTCTGTTGAAGAGCCTGAAAGCACTAAAGTAAGTGCTGAAGATGCAGCAGCAAGTTTGGCTGAATTATTAAATATGAATAATTAAGCTTAGAAGTGATTTATATACCCCACATTTTGTGGGGTATTTTTTTACTTACTAACAAACATAAAAAATAAAGGCTAAATAAATATTTAGCCTTTAATTATTTGATTGAATTATTATTCAACAGTTAATGTT is part of the Mergibacter septicus genome and encodes:
- the rpoC gene encoding DNA-directed RNA polymerase subunit beta' — encoded protein: MKDLVKFLKTQSKSGEDFDLIKIGLASPDMIRSWSFGEVKKPETINYRTFKPERDGLFCARIFGPVKDYECLCGKYKRLKHRGVICEKCGVEVTQTKVRRDRMGHIELASPVAHIWFLKSLPSRIGLLLDMPLRDIERVLYFESYIVTEAGMTDLEKGQLLTEEQFLEAEERWGDEFDAKMGAEAIQALLRGMDLELQCETLREELQETNSETKRKKITKRLKLLEAFIQSGNKPEWMVLTVLPVLPPDLRPLVPLDGGRFATSDLNDLYRRVINRNNRLKRLLDLVAPDIIVRNEKRMLQESVDALLDNGRRGRAITGSNKRPLKSLADMIKGKQGRFRQNLLGKRVDYSGRSVITVGPYLHLHQCGLPKKMALELFRPFIYSKLESRGIASTIKAAKKMVEREEAIVWDILADVIREHPILLNRAPTLHRLGIQAFEPILIEGKAIQLHPLVCSAFNADFDGDQMAVHVPLTLEAQLEARALMMSTNNILSPANGDPIIVPSQDVVLGLYYMTREKVNAKGEGMLLQDPREAEKAYRIGEAELHARVKVRITEYTKNQEGQLEPQTTLTETTIGRAILWMIAPKGMPFSLFNQTLGKKAISRLINESYRRLGMKDSVIFADQLMYTGFAYAARSGSSVGIDDMVIPEKKYEIISAAEAEVAEIQEQFQSGLVTAGERYNKVIDIWAVANERVAKAMMENLSTEEVINSKGEPEKQASFNSIFMMADSGARGSAAQIRQLAGMRGLMARPDGSIIETPITANFREGLNVLQYFISTHGARKGLADTALKTANSGYLTRRLVDVAQDLVVVEDDCGTHEGIVMTPLIEGGDEKVSLKELVLGRVAAEDILKPGTEEVLIPRNTLLDEKWCEVIDQNSVDSIKVRSVVTCNTDFGVCAKCYGRDLARGHLINQGEAIGVIAAQSIGEPGTQLTMRTFHIGGAASAAAKESSVQVKNTGILRLSNAKFVTNKEGKLVITSRNTELTVIDNFGRTKEHYKLPYGAILNKADGNEVNAGETVANWDPHTMPVVSEASGFIKFVDIIDGLTVTRQTDELTGLSSIVVQDVGERATAGKDLRPALKLVDAQGNDILIPGTEVPAQYFLPGKAIVTLDDNAEVYIGDSLARIPQESSGTKDITGGLPRVADLFEARKPKEPAILAEISGIVSFGKETKGKRRLLITPTEGEVYEEMIPKWRQLNVFEGEMVQRGDVISDGPESPHDILRLRGVRAVTEYIVNEVQDVYRLQGVKINDKHIEVIVRQMLRKCIITNAYDSEFLEGEQAEVARVKIVNRKRAEEGKPLVEFERELLGITKASLATESFISAASFQETTRVLTEAAVAGKRDELRGLKENVIVGRLIPAGTGFAYHQNRMKKRVEQAAEKTLTLSVEEPESTKVSAEDAAASLAELLNMNN